One stretch of Armigeres subalbatus isolate Guangzhou_Male chromosome 2, GZ_Asu_2, whole genome shotgun sequence DNA includes these proteins:
- the LOC134215074 gene encoding uncharacterized protein LOC134215074, which translates to MWRDKYTTMVTALVLGLLLQLISITFAKPEIPTQANAFNGYNYPKPSIPFNPGYAYPAPSCPLALPSTSYVTVPVTETSIMITTLPPVTITLPRLTEYFTETQLQISTTTSVDYRTSTTTEFQIQPTTVTAYVTSTYYAPTTPQNTYLPATRTPPPPPSNTYLPANQPQPYLNAENTTPNSFLQSFSFSQAGPIKRMTNDINSSSLESDDADLLLQRNSDLALMSSEQLESVTNKPSQSQQQLPAINIIYLDRTETNSDGRNGTGSVPAADLMNWLLCRFNLANRTCLN; encoded by the coding sequence GTCACTGCGCTCGTCTTAGGTTTGCTGTTGCAGTTGATTTCCATAACATTTGCCAAACCAGAAATTCCCACCCAAGCAAATGCTTTCAATGGATACAACTATCCGAAGCCGTCGATTCCTTTCAACCCAGGATATGCATATCCCGCGCCAAGCTGTCCCTTAGCACTTCCAAGCACAAGCTACGTCACTGTTCCGGTTACGGAAACCAGCATCATGATTACTACACTGCCGCCAGTAACAATCACTCTACCTCGACTCACCGAATATTTCACCGAGACGCAACTTCAAATCAGCACCACCACTTCCGTTGACTATCGCACCTCAACGACAACGGAATTCCAAATCCAGCCAACAACCGTCACAGCATATGTTACTTCGACCTACTATGCGCCGACAACTCCACAAAACACCTATCTACCAGCAACCAGAACTCCACCGCCTCCACCATCGAATACCTACCTTCCGGCGAATCAACCACAGCCATATCTCAACGCCGAAAATACAACACCCAACTCCTTCCTCCAAAGTTTTAGCTTTTCTCAAGCGGGCCCCATCAAACGAATGACCAACGACATCAACAGTAGCTCACTGGAATCCGACGATGCTGACCTTCTCCTACAAAGAAATTCGGACCTTGCGTTGATGAGTAGTGAACAGTTGGAAAGCGTTACGAACAAACCTTCGCAATCACAGCAGCAACTTCCCGCCATCAACATAATCTACCTCGATCGTACCGAAACCAACTCGGATGGGCGTAACGGAACTGGCTCTGTCCCTGCAGCTGACCTCATGAACTGGTTGCTTTGCCGGTTCAACTTAGCCAATAGGACTTGCCTCAATTGA
- the LOC134215075 gene encoding probable cytochrome P450 6d5, with protein sequence MLLVLLATLAFVAVILISYQFNYWTHRGVPQLQPSFPFGDFGEFFRRKHGVPMTYANIYAKTKHLPYVGIYLSLRPALLVNDAQLVKDILSRDFEHFHDRGLHVNEKTDPLSGNLFSLGGVKWKNLRAKLTPTFSSGCLKGMFPIFVEKASVLQKRFTKELSNADAIEVKDLFARYTTDVIASVAFGINVDSINNEQDLFRRMGMKVLQQDFKTSMRLALAFFIPKVKALFGFNLVAADVEEFMIQLVKKTLEQREKDGVNQKDMMQLLLQLRNTGSVSITDQQWKLNSSTADKTLSINEVAAQAFVFFVAGYETSSTLISFCMLELARHSEIQTKVQQEIDSVLLHHKDVLTYEGLAEMKYLDCCMDETLRKHPPVSFLNRECTKSYRIPETDVIIDKGTAVVVSLLGMHRDPQYFPHPNEFKPERFANQELSNGSRKGYFPFGGGPRLCIGLRLGMLQAKVALVMLLAKFQFSLANEEDIARELPLKANTLLLTTKDGIWLNVKERCNMVLE encoded by the coding sequence ATGCTGCTAGTTCTACTTGCAACCCTTGCTTTCGTTGCGGTAATTCTTATATCGTATCAGTTCAACTACTGGACCCACCGTGGTGTACCACAGCTTCAGCCAAGTTTTCCTTTCGGGGATTTTGGCGAGTTCTTCCGCCGGAAGCACGGTGTACCGATGACGTACGCCAACATCTACGCCAAAACGAAACATCTTCCATACGTGGGAATTTACTTATCTTTGCGTCCGGCACTGCTGGTGAATGATGCGCAGTTGGTGAAAGACATCCTTAGCCGGGATTTTGAGCACTTCCACGATCGAGGACTGCACGTTAACGAAAAAACGGATCCACTAAGCGGGAACCTTTTTTCTCTTGGAGGTGTAAAATGGAAAAATCTGAGAGCAAAGCTGACTCCCACATTCTCTTCTGGATGCTTGAAAGGAATGTTTCCTATTTTTGTGGAAAAGGCCTCCGTGTTACAGAAACGTTTCACAAAGGAACTGTCAAATGCTGATGCGATAGAAGTGAAGGATCTTTTCGCCCGATATACGACGGACGTCATCGCATCCGTTGCGTTTGGTATCAACGTAGATTCTATCAACAACGAGCAGGATCTGTTCCGTCGGATGGGCATGAAAGTTTTACAGCAAGATTTCAAAACATCCATGCGATTGGCACTAGCATTTTTCATTCCAAAGGTAAAGGCGctttttggatttaatttaGTCGCAGCAGATGTTGAAGAATTTATGATTCAACTTGTAAAGAAAACGCTGGAGCAGCGCGAAAAGGATGGAGTCAATCAAAAAGATATGATGCAGTTGTTACTGCAGCTTAGAAACACCGGATCTGTATCAATCACTGATCAACAATGGAAACTTAATTCATCAACTGCTGACAAGACACTGTCGATCAATGAAGTTGCAGCGCAGGCGTTTGTTTTCTTCGTCGCCGGATACGAAACCTCCTCAACGCTGATCTCTTTCTGCATGTTGGAACTAGCTCGCCACTCTGAAATTCAAACCAAAGTTCAACAAGAAATTGATAGCGTTCTGTTGCATCACAAAGACGTCTTGACCTACGAAGGCCTAGCAGAGATGAAATATCTCGATTGTTGTATGGATGAAACACTACGAAAGCATCCCCCAGTGTCGTTTTTGAATCGTGAATGTACTAAGTCCTACCGAATCCCCGAAACGGATGTGATCATTGACAAGGGAACCGCCGTTGTCGTATCTTTGCTGGGGATGCACCGCGATCCACAGTACTTCCCGCATCCCAACGAGTTCAAGCCGGAACGTTTCGCAAACCAAGAGCTTTCGAACGGATCCAGAAAGGGCTATTTCCCATTCGGTGGTGGTCCACGGCTGTGCATAGGATTGCGTTTAGGGATGCTACAGGCAAAGGTAGCTCTAGTGATGTTGCTGGCCAAGTTTCAGTTTTCGTTGGCGAACGAAGAGGATATTGCCCGGGAACTACCGTTAAAAGCCAACACTTTGCTTCTAACTACGAAGGATGGCATTTGGCTAAATGTTAAGGAACGATGTAATATGGTTTTAGAATAG